One segment of Anastrepha obliqua isolate idAnaObli1 chromosome 3, idAnaObli1_1.0, whole genome shotgun sequence DNA contains the following:
- the LOC129242417 gene encoding 10 kDa heat shock protein, mitochondrial has product MAQAIKKILPMLDRILIQRAEAITTTKGGILLPEKSGVKILQGTVVAVGPGARNSQTGNYIPVGVKEGDRVLLPEFGGTKVELEDKKEYILLRESDILAKLE; this is encoded by the exons ATG GCACAAGCTATTAAGAAGATTTTGCCCATGTTGGACCGCATTCTGATTCAGCGTGCCGAGGCTATCACCACCACAAAGGGCGGTATCCTTCTACCTGAGAAATCGGGTGTCAAAATTTTGCAGGGTACTGTCGTAGCTGTAGGACCTGGTGCAAGAAACtcg caAACTGGTAACTACATCCCGGTGGGCGTGAAAGAAGGCGACCGTGTGCTGTTGCCCGAATTCGGTGGCACTAAGGTTGAATTGGAAGACAAGAAAGAGTACATTCTTTTACGTGAATCAGACATCCTTGCGAAATTGgaatag
- the LOC129241673 gene encoding coiled-coil domain-containing protein 63: MADQNELDQLAAAELERLQRQHRSFQLELRGLLEEKARQLKKQNHLITVLQQEHQKLKDEISTLEGGTHARKNTNKEKRLSFLQRQNVELQQILQGERVKIWELEGHIKKVEKEIDGLRKNEVTDSCYKESIGKVQKNVVKLENRLDVVNKKYSDVLTENCKLRDSINHMLQDRANFNEMWQSMVTQFNEGKKYIIELIDQSTVAFDLREELCNKLQVLKDRSENDKIMHIQEMREMQRRLEHDAKLQKFFDIKGQKRFNPELEQREANKKLALKDNYERQLEEYHAIIDDIKELYAVEDTDSLAAQFKRQEEENFALFNYVNELSHEVEALNDTTQELSEEIERQKAEHEEKALKQKTEALDYLNSELEKIEAAAAEASERKLMLHTRLDQILQGILDIFRLLSCNDAPILNVLSTKTVLTVHNVKLFVGVIERRINTVISNVNIDESSTKILARKDRVPKFNIRESAKGKN, encoded by the exons ATGGCGGACCAAAATGAGTTAGATCAGTTGGCCGCAGCAGAATTGGAGAGATTGCAACGGCAA CATCGCTCATTTCAATTGGAACTTCGTGGATTGCTGGAAGAAAAAGCTAGGCAGTTAAAGAAACAAAACCACTTGATAACGGTTTTACAACAGGAACATCAAAAGTTGAAAGATGAGATTAGCACACTGGAGGGTGGAACGCATGcgagaaaaaatacaaat aAAGAAAAGCgactgagttttttgcaaaggCAAAACGTCGAGCTACAACAAATTTTGCAAGGCGAACGTGTTAAGATATGGGAGCTGGAAGGTCACATTAAGAAG GTCGAAAAGGAAATCGATGGCTTGCGCAAGAACGAAGTCACTGATAGCTGTTACAAGGAAAGCATTGGCAAGGTGCAAAAGAATGTCGTCAAGTTGGAGAATCGCTTGGATGTGGTTAATAAAAAGTACAGCGATGTTTTGACTGAGAATTGCAAATTGCGGGACTCCATAAATCACATGCTACAGGATCG CGCAAATTTCAACGAGATGTGGCAATCAATGGTGACTCAGTTTAACGaagggaaaaaatatataattgagtTAATAGATCAGTCTACCGTGGCGTTTGATTTGCGCGAGGAGCTTTGCAATAAACTACAAGTCCTCAAGGATCGAAGCGAGAACGATAAAATTATGCATATACAG GAAATGCGTGAAATGCAACGTCGTCTAGAACACGACGCCAAACTTCAGAAATTCTTCGACATAAAAGGTCAGAAGCGTTTCAATCCCGAATTGGAACAACGTGAGGCGAACAAAAAACTTGCTTTGAAAGATAATTATGAAAGGCAATTGGAGGAATATCACGCCATCATAGATGACATTAAGGAATTATATGCGGTGGAGGACACCGACAGTTTGGCTGCACAATTCAAGCGGCAGGAAGAGGAAAATTTCGCACTATTTAACTATGTCAACGAGTTAAGTCACGAGGTGGAGGCTTTAAATGATACAACTCAGGAGCTGAGCGAAGAAATTG AGCGACAAAAAGCCGAACACGAAGAAAAGGCGCTTAAACAGAAGACAGAAGCTTTGGATTATCTAAATAGTGAGCTGGAGAAAATAGAAGCAGCAGCCGCAGAGGCCAGCGAAAGGAAATTAATGCTTCACACGCGTTTAGATCAAATATTGCAGGGCATATTGGATATTTTCAG GCTTTTATCTTGCAATGATGCTCCGATTTTGAATGTGTTGAGCACCAAAACTGTATTAACGGTTCATAATGTGAAACTTTTCGTCGGTGTCATTGAGCGTCGCATCAACACTGTTATCAGCAATGTCAATATAGATGAATCTTCAACTAAAATATTAGCTCGAAAGGATCGCGTACCAAAATTTAACATTAGAGAGTCAGCcaagggaaaaaattaa
- the LOC129240911 gene encoding protein-S-isoprenylcysteine O-methyltransferase, with translation MNTGQRTASVDSKLCHEGRLSLYCYLLTSFIVLLATAPQIYYDTVPNIWGAAMWGPVLYYALINMVIRYLLHDNDYQIALRSSFLGFVEAISVLIIIFAPDELKQFGVYSFFMAFFHYSEFLAIAWCNPNSLSVDSFILNHSIHYALAAVASWLEFGLEVWFLPSFKGFYYIWLIGVVLCMLGEIIRKVAMITARNSFTHLVQYEKADNHKLITHGIYAYMRHPSYVGWFWWSVGTQIILLNPVCILIYTIVSWTFFHDRIYMEEITLLNFFRSDYHKYQQHVPTGLPCIKGYRID, from the exons ATGAACACAGGGCAACGGACAGCATCTGTGGATTCTAAATTGTGCCATGAAGGACGTTTGAGTTTATATTGTTATTTGCTTACATCTTTTATTGTACTTCTTGCAACGGCACCACAAATCTACTATGACACGGTACCAAACATTTGGGGTGCAGCTATGTGGGGGCCGGTATTGTATTATGCGTTAATTAATATGGTAATCCGTTATTTACTGCACGACAATGACTATCAa ATTGCGCTTCGGTCTTCATTCTTGGGCTTTGTCGAGGCGATCAGCGtactaataattatttttgctcCAGATGAATTAAAACAATTCGGTGTTTATAGCTTCTTCATGGCATTTTTCCATTATTCAGAATTTCTTGCTATTGCGTGGTGTAATCCGAACAGCCTCTCCGTGGATTCATTCATATTAAACCACTCCATTCACTATGCATTGGCGGCGGTAGCTAGTTGGCTTGAATTTGGGTTGGAAGTGTGGTTTTTGCCAAGTTTTAAAGGCTTCTACTACATTTGGTTAATCGGCGTGGTGCTATGTATGCTGGGTGAAATTATAAGAAAAGTCGCGATGATTACTGCACGTAATAGTTTTACACATCTG gTACAATATGAAAAAGCAGATAATCATAAATTGATAACGCATGGAATTTACGCTTATATGCGACATCCATCTTACGTTGGCTGGTTTTGGTGGTCTGTGGGTACCCAAATAATATTACTTAATCCAGTCTGCATATTGATTTATACGATAGTGTCGTGGACGTTTTTTCACGATCGCATTTATATGGAGGAAATAACATTACTGAACTTCTTTCGCTCTGATTATCACAAATATCAGCAACATGTACCTACTGGTTTGCCGTGTATTAAAGGATATCGAATCGACTAG
- the LOC129242415 gene encoding 39S ribosomal protein L20, mitochondrial, whose protein sequence is MVFPTLALFVRSKGPDEFWRKRKIFKLAAHYRGRKRNCYSIAIRNVHRALVYATKGRKLKKLDMAELWSKRVEAGCEQYGITLEAFKETLARSNILLNKKSLADLAIWEPKSFEALVKLSRERAVVESIPGVQERSVMNQVYGLANLKLDK, encoded by the exons ATGGTCTTCCCAACGCTCGCACTTTTCGTAAGATCTAAAGGTCCTGATGAATTTTGGCGTAAAAGGAAGATTTTCAAACTTGCGGCG CATTATCGTGGACGCAAACGCAATTGCTATTCCATAGCCATACGAAATGTACATCGCGCTTTAGTATATGCCACAAAGGGCCGCAAGTTAAAAAAGTTGGACATGGCGGAG TTGTGGTCCAAACGTGTCGAAGCTGGTTGTGAACAATATGGCATTACTCTCGAGGCATTTAAGGAGACATTGGCTCGCAGCAACATTCTATTAAACAA GAAATCTTTAGCTGATCTCGCAATTTGGGAACCAAAATCATTCGAAGCCTTGGTGAAATTGTCaagagagcgcgccgtagtAGAATCCATACCTGGTGTCCAAGAACGCTCGGTAATGAACCAGGTTTATGGCCTAGCAAACTTAAAATTAGATAAGTAA